From the genome of Streptomyces sp. NBC_01260, one region includes:
- a CDS encoding ABC transporter ATP-binding protein yields the protein MIRFDDVSVQYEGTGRPTLSGVDLTVPEGELVLLVGPSGVGKSTLLGAVSGLVPHFTGGRLTGRVTVGGRDTRTHKPRELADLVGTVGQDPLSHFVTDTVEDELAYGMESLGLAPDVMRRRVEETLDLLGLAGLRDRPIATLSGGQQQRVAIGSVLTPHPRVLVLDEPTSALDPAAAEEVLAVLQRLVHDLGTTVLMAEHRLERVVQYADQVVLLPAPGAAPVMGPPADVMAVSPVHPPVVALGRLAGWDPLPLSVRDARRRASGMRASLAGERPGPVSGADGPRLPAEVVAAPRPAVRRGALARLFGRDPRESAVPEPVTDATTRIERLGVRRGRIEALRRVTLTVAPGETVALMGRNGAGKSTLLAALVGMVEPTSGSVLVGGRTPHRTPPREMVRRVGLVPQEPRDLLYTDTVAAECAAADADAGAAPGSCRALVSELLPGVPDGTHPRDLSEGQRLALALALVLTARPPLLLLDEPTRGLDYAAKARLVGVLRALAAEGHAIVLATHDVELAAELAHRVVILADGEVVADGPTAQVVVSSPAFAPQIAKVLAPQEWLTVTQVREALGGVA from the coding sequence GTGATCCGGTTCGACGATGTTTCGGTGCAGTACGAGGGGACCGGGCGCCCCACCCTGTCGGGGGTCGATCTGACCGTTCCGGAGGGTGAACTGGTGCTGCTCGTCGGGCCGTCGGGGGTCGGTAAGTCGACTTTGCTGGGTGCCGTGTCGGGGCTGGTGCCGCACTTCACCGGGGGACGGCTGACCGGGCGGGTCACCGTCGGCGGGCGCGACACCCGTACGCACAAGCCGCGTGAACTGGCCGATCTGGTCGGCACGGTGGGTCAGGACCCGCTCTCCCACTTCGTGACCGACACGGTCGAGGACGAGCTGGCGTACGGCATGGAGTCGCTGGGCCTGGCCCCGGACGTGATGCGGCGGCGGGTCGAGGAGACCCTCGACCTGCTGGGCCTCGCCGGGCTGCGGGACCGGCCGATCGCCACGCTCTCCGGCGGTCAGCAGCAGCGGGTCGCGATCGGTTCGGTCCTCACCCCGCATCCCCGGGTCCTGGTGCTGGACGAGCCGACGTCCGCGCTGGACCCCGCAGCGGCCGAGGAGGTCCTCGCGGTGCTCCAGCGGCTCGTCCACGACCTGGGGACGACGGTCCTGATGGCCGAGCACCGGCTGGAGCGCGTGGTCCAGTACGCCGACCAGGTCGTCCTGCTGCCCGCTCCGGGCGCCGCCCCGGTGATGGGGCCGCCCGCCGACGTGATGGCGGTGTCGCCGGTGCACCCGCCGGTCGTGGCCCTGGGGCGGCTGGCGGGCTGGGACCCGCTGCCGCTCTCGGTGCGGGACGCCCGGCGGCGGGCCTCGGGGATGCGCGCGTCCCTGGCGGGCGAGCGGCCGGGGCCGGTCTCCGGTGCGGACGGGCCGCGGCTGCCGGCCGAGGTGGTCGCCGCCCCCCGCCCCGCCGTTCGGCGGGGCGCCCTGGCCAGACTGTTCGGCCGCGATCCGCGGGAGAGCGCCGTGCCCGAGCCCGTCACCGACGCCACCACCCGGATCGAGCGCCTCGGGGTGCGGCGCGGCCGGATCGAGGCGCTGCGCCGGGTGACGCTCACCGTCGCGCCCGGCGAGACCGTCGCACTGATGGGGCGTAACGGCGCGGGCAAGTCCACGCTGCTCGCCGCCCTCGTGGGCATGGTCGAGCCGACCTCCGGCAGCGTCCTGGTCGGCGGCCGGACCCCGCACCGCACGCCGCCGCGCGAGATGGTGCGCCGGGTCGGCCTGGTACCGCAGGAGCCGCGCGATCTGCTGTACACGGACACGGTCGCCGCCGAGTGCGCGGCGGCGGACGCCGACGCGGGCGCCGCGCCGGGCAGCTGCCGGGCCCTGGTGTCCGAGCTGCTGCCCGGCGTACCGGACGGCACCCACCCCCGTGATCTCTCCGAGGGGCAGCGGCTCGCCCTGGCGCTCGCCCTCGTGCTCACCGCCCGGCCCCCGCTGCTGCTCCTGGACGAGCCGACCCGGGGCCTGGACTACGCGGCGAAGGCCCGGCTCGTCGGGGTGCTGCGCGCACTGGCGGCCGAGGGCCATGCGATCGTGCTGGCCACGCACGATGTGGAGCTGGCCGCCGAGCTGGCGCACCGGGTGGTGATCCTCGCCGACGGTGAGGTGGTGGCGGACGGGCCGACCGCGCAGGTCGTGGTGTCGTCCCCGGCGTTCGCCCCGCAGATCGCCAAGGTCCTGGCCCCTCAGGAGTGGCTGACCGTGACGCAGGTGCGCGAGGCGCTGGGGGGCGTCGCATGA
- a CDS encoding energy-coupling factor transporter transmembrane component T: protein MTGATGRTAPGRGTGPSPAPAWRAPAATRSNALPAGAWWLWALGLATAASRTTNPLLLGLLVGVAGYVVAARRTDAPWARSYGAFIKIGLFVIGVRLLFSVFLGSPVPGTHGLFTLPEVPLPDWAKGVRIGGRVTAEQLLFALYDGAKLATLLICVGAANSLANPARLLKSLPGALYEAGVAVVVAMTFAPNMVTDVVRLRTARRLRGRATGGVGAVLQIGLPVLEGALERSVAVAASMDARGYGRTARVPAAVRHTTNVLTLGGLLGVCAGTYGLLAAQGAVYGLPLLIAGLVAAMAGLRLGGARSVRTRYRPDRWGVRAWLVAGSGAAVAVAMIWAGSADPAALHPGVVPLTAPVLPLWPAAAVLIGLLPALVAPVPPSPTGFEEQV from the coding sequence GTGACCGGCGCCACGGGCCGCACGGCGCCCGGCCGCGGCACCGGCCCCTCCCCGGCCCCCGCCTGGCGCGCGCCCGCCGCGACCCGGAGCAACGCGCTGCCCGCCGGGGCGTGGTGGCTGTGGGCGCTGGGGCTCGCCACCGCCGCGTCCCGGACCACGAACCCGCTGCTGCTCGGGCTGCTGGTGGGCGTGGCCGGCTATGTGGTGGCCGCGCGCCGGACGGACGCGCCGTGGGCCCGGTCGTACGGGGCGTTCATCAAGATCGGGCTGTTCGTCATCGGGGTGCGGCTGCTCTTCTCGGTCTTCCTCGGATCGCCGGTCCCCGGCACGCATGGGCTGTTCACCCTGCCCGAGGTGCCGCTGCCGGACTGGGCGAAGGGCGTCCGGATCGGTGGCCGGGTCACCGCCGAGCAGCTGCTCTTCGCGCTGTACGACGGGGCGAAGCTGGCCACCCTGCTGATCTGCGTCGGTGCGGCGAACTCGCTCGCCAACCCGGCCCGGCTGCTGAAGTCGCTGCCCGGTGCGCTGTACGAGGCCGGGGTGGCCGTCGTCGTCGCGATGACGTTCGCGCCGAACATGGTCACCGACGTGGTGCGGCTGCGCACCGCCCGTCGGCTGCGCGGCCGGGCGACCGGCGGGGTCGGGGCCGTGCTCCAGATCGGGCTGCCGGTCCTGGAGGGGGCGCTGGAGCGGTCGGTCGCGGTGGCGGCCTCGATGGACGCGCGCGGCTACGGGCGCACCGCGCGGGTGCCGGCGGCCGTACGGCACACCACGAACGTCCTCACCCTCGGCGGGCTGCTCGGTGTCTGCGCCGGTACGTACGGGCTGCTGGCCGCGCAGGGTGCGGTGTACGGGCTGCCGCTGCTGATCGCCGGTCTGGTCGCGGCGATGGCCGGGCTGCGCCTCGGCGGGGCGCGTTCGGTGCGGACCCGCTACCGGCCCGACCGGTGGGGCGTACGGGCCTGGCTGGTCGCGGGCTCCGGTGCGGCGGTCGCGGTGGCGATGATCTGGGCGGGCAGCGCCGATCCGGCGGCGCTGCACCCCGGGGTCGTACCGCTGACCGCGCCGGTGCTGCCGCTGTGGCCCGCCGCCGCGGTGCTGATCGGTCTGCTGCCCGCGCTGGTCGCGCCCGTCCCGCCTTCCCCCACAGGCTTCGAGGAGCAGGTGTGA
- a CDS encoding SCO2322 family protein, which produces MRRAGRTTALLVVLGAVLAVLGTGTAQAAGYRYWSFWEGSGSGWAYATQGPSLVRPDDGSVQGFRFAVSADSQDAAKPRRSPDFSKICAATPARHGTKRVALVIDAGTAADAPEGETPPPPRTACAQIPKDASSAEALASVAEPLRYGSDALLCAITGYPATGCGEQVSRTTGAESGRPATADASPPTSAAAGTGGSDGGGPSAGVLVGVGAVLLLGIAAVAQARRRRG; this is translated from the coding sequence GTGAGGCGTGCCGGCAGGACCACCGCGCTGCTGGTGGTCCTGGGCGCCGTCCTGGCCGTGCTCGGCACGGGCACGGCCCAGGCGGCGGGTTACCGCTACTGGTCCTTCTGGGAGGGGTCCGGCAGCGGGTGGGCGTACGCCACCCAGGGGCCGTCCCTGGTCCGGCCGGACGACGGTTCGGTGCAGGGCTTCCGGTTCGCCGTGAGCGCCGACTCCCAGGACGCGGCGAAGCCGCGCCGCTCCCCCGACTTCTCGAAGATCTGCGCGGCCACCCCGGCCCGGCACGGCACCAAGCGGGTCGCGCTCGTCATCGACGCCGGCACCGCCGCCGATGCGCCGGAGGGGGAGACCCCGCCCCCGCCGCGTACCGCGTGCGCGCAGATCCCGAAGGACGCGAGCAGCGCCGAGGCGCTCGCGTCGGTGGCCGAGCCGCTGCGTTACGGGAGTGACGCGCTGCTCTGCGCGATCACCGGCTACCCGGCCACGGGGTGCGGTGAGCAGGTCTCCAGAACCACCGGTGCCGAAAGCGGCCGACCGGCCACGGCGGACGCGTCCCCTCCGACGTCCGCTGCCGCCGGTACCGGTGGTTCCGACGGCGGCGGGCCGTCCGCCGGGGTTCTCGTCGGGGTCGGCGCGGTCCTTCTGCTCGGCATCGCCGCAGTCGCGCAGGCCCGCCGCCGCCGCGGATGA
- a CDS encoding prenyltransferase/squalene oxidase repeat-containing protein codes for MTVRRSAAALAATATVLCAAAAPAAVAAPSPSPSPSAALPSGLYGTTDPTYDGVWRQSLAFVSQRAVGVTPAAKAVDWLIGQQCDSGAFPAYRPDSSVPCDAKTMIDTNATAAAVQALHEVGGHADLVATGVDWLKSVQNEDGGWGYTAGGASDANSTSIVIGALARAGEKLGDVTTDGGKTPYDALLAFAIPCGGKDGGAFAYQPDKAGKLVANGDATAAGVLGSLGKGLVVGNNAAVKDPSCHKDTPLKPEQAAQNGAYYLAGALAKTGHLDQPPMPGAEDSAPQPDFGNTADAVVALSASGHKDKAAASVDWLAKNSAGWAEQSGPAAYAQLVMAAHSTGADVHDFGGADLVARLNATGPAPAAVKKPTASATEEERKDSGDGDGIGGVWWFVGIGLAVGAGAGFLISGRRKNQQL; via the coding sequence ATGACCGTACGCCGCAGCGCAGCCGCGCTCGCCGCCACCGCCACCGTGCTCTGTGCGGCCGCAGCCCCGGCCGCGGTAGCCGCGCCGTCCCCCTCCCCCTCGCCGTCCGCGGCGCTGCCCTCGGGGCTGTACGGCACGACGGACCCGACGTACGACGGGGTGTGGCGGCAGTCGCTGGCCTTCGTCTCGCAGCGTGCCGTGGGTGTCACGCCCGCCGCGAAGGCGGTCGACTGGCTGATCGGGCAGCAGTGCGACAGCGGGGCGTTTCCCGCGTACCGCCCCGACTCCTCCGTGCCGTGCGACGCCAAGACCATGATCGACACCAATGCGACGGCGGCCGCCGTGCAGGCGCTCCACGAGGTCGGCGGGCACGCGGACCTCGTCGCCACCGGGGTCGACTGGCTGAAGTCCGTGCAGAACGAGGACGGCGGCTGGGGGTACACCGCCGGCGGGGCCAGTGACGCGAACTCCACCTCGATCGTGATCGGCGCCCTCGCCCGCGCCGGGGAGAAGCTCGGCGACGTGACGACGGACGGCGGCAAGACCCCGTACGACGCCCTGCTGGCCTTCGCCATCCCCTGCGGCGGCAAGGACGGCGGCGCCTTCGCCTACCAGCCCGACAAGGCCGGCAAGCTCGTCGCCAACGGGGACGCCACCGCGGCGGGCGTGCTCGGCTCGCTCGGCAAGGGGCTCGTCGTCGGCAACAACGCCGCGGTCAAGGACCCCAGCTGTCACAAGGACACCCCGCTCAAGCCGGAGCAGGCCGCCCAGAACGGCGCCTACTACCTCGCCGGGGCCCTCGCGAAGACCGGTCACCTCGACCAGCCGCCGATGCCGGGGGCCGAGGACAGCGCCCCGCAGCCCGACTTCGGCAACACCGCCGACGCGGTCGTCGCCCTGTCCGCCTCCGGGCACAAGGACAAGGCCGCCGCGTCCGTCGACTGGCTGGCGAAGAACTCCGCCGGCTGGGCCGAGCAGAGCGGCCCAGCCGCCTACGCCCAGCTGGTCATGGCCGCCCACTCGACCGGCGCCGACGTGCACGACTTCGGCGGCGCCGACCTCGTCGCCCGGCTGAACGCGACCGGGCCCGCGCCCGCCGCCGTGAAGAAGCCGACCGCGAGCGCCACCGAGGAGGAGCGGAAGGACAGCGGCGACGGGGACGGCATCGGCGGTGTCTGGTGGTTCGTCGGGATCGGGCTCGCCGTCGGCGCGGGCGCCGGATTCCTGATCAGCGGCCGCCGGAAGAACCAGCAGCTGTGA
- a CDS encoding MFS transporter, whose amino-acid sequence MTASPTLPKSRQQLILAVLMLCLLLIWLDNTVLSTTLETLADPVRGLDAGPAELQWATGSYTLAFATLMFTAGALGDRFGHRTVLATGLVVFAGSSVWAAYAGDASQLIAARAVMGVGSALIVPANLAILMWTFTGPARATAIAISSTAAGVGMAAGPVLAGLLLDHFWWGSVFLVNAPVVVLALLGIAVLVPNFRSPVRRPLDPAGMLLSISGLAALAYGLIRAGQMAAWSRTDVWAPIAVGLCLLAAFVLVELRSRMPGFDPRLLAQRAFGGGNAALGLLFFAIAAVTFYSAFYLQGTRGFSPMEAGLASLPTALGALLGAPLGAGLVRRWSLRPVTVPTLTAAALAMGAYGFLGLHTPLAWIEILLFVQGLSIGMVIGTVTAALISSLPLDRAGAGSAVTNTVRQTGSVIGIAVGGTIMSIVYRRAIEPALSEVPGPAQDRARISAEQARHVATAMHRPALAHAADDAFVHAMHVGAVWVMLIALLGAAVLAISLRPAGKPMGRAEEPDPGRGGIRSTTGAAPHSGAKSQLAYEGDDAGSH is encoded by the coding sequence ATGACTGCGTCCCCGACGCTGCCGAAGTCCAGGCAGCAGTTGATCCTTGCCGTTCTCATGCTGTGTTTGCTGCTGATCTGGCTCGACAACACCGTCCTGAGCACCACCCTGGAGACCCTCGCCGACCCGGTTCGCGGACTGGACGCCGGACCGGCCGAGCTTCAATGGGCCACGGGCTCGTACACCCTGGCCTTCGCCACCCTGATGTTCACCGCGGGCGCACTGGGTGACCGCTTCGGTCACCGGACAGTGCTCGCGACCGGCCTGGTGGTCTTCGCCGGGTCCTCGGTGTGGGCGGCGTACGCGGGCGACGCGAGCCAGCTGATCGCCGCCCGGGCCGTGATGGGTGTGGGCAGCGCGCTGATCGTGCCCGCCAACCTGGCCATCCTCATGTGGACCTTCACCGGTCCCGCGCGGGCCACCGCCATCGCCATCTCCTCGACAGCCGCCGGTGTCGGAATGGCTGCGGGCCCGGTGCTGGCGGGGCTGCTCCTCGACCACTTCTGGTGGGGCTCGGTCTTTCTGGTCAACGCACCGGTCGTGGTCCTGGCGCTGCTCGGGATCGCCGTACTGGTCCCGAATTTCCGCAGCCCCGTCCGGCGGCCGCTGGACCCGGCCGGGATGCTGCTGTCGATCAGCGGGCTCGCGGCGTTGGCCTACGGGCTGATCCGCGCGGGTCAGATGGCCGCCTGGAGCCGTACGGACGTCTGGGCGCCGATCGCTGTCGGGCTGTGCCTGCTGGCCGCTTTCGTGCTCGTCGAGCTGCGAAGCAGGATGCCCGGCTTCGATCCCCGGCTGCTCGCGCAACGTGCGTTCGGCGGCGGCAACGCGGCGCTCGGACTGCTCTTCTTCGCCATAGCCGCCGTCACCTTCTACAGCGCGTTCTACCTGCAGGGCACACGCGGCTTCTCGCCGATGGAGGCGGGCTTGGCCAGCCTCCCGACCGCGCTCGGCGCGCTCCTGGGGGCGCCCCTCGGCGCGGGTCTGGTCCGCCGCTGGTCGCTGCGCCCTGTCACCGTGCCGACGCTCACCGCGGCGGCGCTCGCCATGGGCGCGTACGGGTTCCTCGGACTGCACACCCCACTCGCCTGGATCGAGATCCTGCTGTTCGTCCAGGGCCTCTCGATCGGCATGGTGATCGGCACGGTGACGGCGGCGTTGATCAGCTCCCTGCCGCTGGACCGGGCCGGGGCCGGGTCGGCCGTCACCAATACCGTGCGACAGACCGGCAGCGTGATCGGGATCGCGGTCGGCGGCACGATCATGTCGATCGTGTACCGGCGTGCGATCGAACCCGCGCTGAGCGAGGTACCCGGGCCGGCGCAGGACCGGGCGCGGATCTCCGCCGAACAGGCCCGGCATGTCGCCACCGCGATGCACCGGCCCGCCCTCGCGCACGCCGCCGATGACGCGTTCGTTCACGCCATGCACGTCGGCGCGGTCTGGGTCATGCTCATCGCACTCCTCGGAGCGGCTGTGCTGGCGATTTCCCTGCGTCCCGCCGGAAAACCCATGGGACGGGCCGAGGAGCCGGACCCCGGCCGGGGAGGCATCCGCTCCACAACCGGGGCGGCGCCCCATTCCGGAGCGAAAAGCCAACTTGCTTACGAGGGCGATGACGCGGGCAGCCACTGA
- a CDS encoding helix-turn-helix transcriptional regulator: protein MRASRLVSILLLLQTRGRMTAAELAGELEVSVRTVYRDVDALHAAGVPLYGDAGHRGGYRLIEGYRTRLTGLSTQEAGALFLSGIPGPAAELGLGSVLAAAQLRVRAALPPALREHAGRIQERFHLDAPGWYAGADPVPFLPAVADAVWNGRALRLRYRRWREPTDVDRRLEPYGLVLKAGRWYVVAGPGPRTYRVDQILRLESLEDDFTVPEGFDLVGYWQARQTEFHAWLHTADAVVRVSPEGAARLTGAAARALHATGEVQPDGWTRAALPVESMDRACREFLALGAEIEVLEPAELRARMAATARAIAALNGG, encoded by the coding sequence ATGCGCGCCAGCCGACTCGTCTCGATCCTGCTGCTGCTCCAGACCCGGGGCCGGATGACCGCCGCCGAGCTCGCCGGTGAGCTGGAGGTCTCGGTGCGGACCGTCTACCGGGACGTGGACGCGCTGCACGCGGCCGGTGTCCCGTTGTACGGGGACGCGGGCCACCGGGGCGGCTACCGGCTGATCGAGGGCTACCGCACCCGCCTGACCGGTCTCAGTACGCAGGAGGCGGGGGCGCTGTTCCTGTCCGGCATCCCGGGACCGGCGGCGGAGCTCGGGCTCGGCTCGGTGCTGGCCGCGGCGCAGCTGAGGGTGCGCGCGGCCCTGCCGCCCGCACTGCGGGAGCACGCCGGCCGGATCCAGGAGCGGTTCCACCTCGACGCACCCGGCTGGTACGCCGGGGCGGACCCGGTCCCGTTCCTGCCCGCCGTGGCCGACGCGGTGTGGAACGGCCGTGCGCTGCGCCTGCGTTACCGGCGCTGGCGGGAGCCCACGGACGTGGACCGGAGGCTGGAACCCTACGGACTGGTCCTCAAGGCCGGGCGCTGGTACGTGGTCGCGGGCCCCGGACCGCGTACGTACCGGGTGGACCAGATCCTCCGACTGGAGTCCCTGGAGGACGACTTCACCGTTCCCGAGGGGTTCGACCTGGTCGGCTACTGGCAGGCTCGCCAGACGGAGTTCCATGCCTGGCTGCACACCGCGGACGCCGTCGTCCGGGTGTCGCCCGAAGGCGCCGCCCGGTTGACGGGTGCGGCGGCGCGGGCGCTGCACGCCACCGGCGAGGTCCAGCCCGACGGCTGGACCCGGGCCGCTCTCCCGGTGGAGTCCATGGACCGGGCCTGCCGTGAGTTCCTGGCCCTGGGCGCCGAGATCGAGGTCCTCGAACCGGCGGAGCTGCGTGCCCGGATGGCGGCGACGGCTCGCGCGATCGCCGCGCTGAACGGCGGCTGA
- a CDS encoding MBL fold metallo-hydrolase: MTQVMNHGGGVHSIKVPIPDNPLGHTLVHVLDTGRGPVLIDTGWDDPEAWDTLTAGLTAVGVDITGIHGVVITHHHPDHHGLSGQVREASGAWIAMHAADTAIVRRTRESEPGTWLSYLAAKLATVGAPEDHIAPLLAAREKGGRMRTLPGLRAALPDREIVPGELLDLAGRRLRAIWTPGHTPGHVCLHLEEDHPANLPGRGRLFSGDHLLPGISPHVGLYEDPDSATETDPLGDYLASLERIGRLGVAEVLPAHQYAFPDAAGRVRELLDHHEERLTGLLGLLAEPLTPWQLAERMEWNRPWEQIPYGSRNIAVSEAEAHLRRLVKLGRAEAVAGSGPVTFVAV, encoded by the coding sequence ATGACGCAGGTGATGAACCACGGTGGAGGCGTCCACAGCATCAAAGTCCCCATCCCGGACAACCCGTTGGGCCACACCCTGGTCCATGTCCTCGACACCGGCCGGGGTCCGGTCCTGATCGACACGGGCTGGGACGACCCGGAGGCCTGGGACACCCTGACGGCCGGTCTCACGGCGGTCGGCGTGGACATCACCGGCATCCACGGCGTGGTCATCACCCACCACCACCCCGACCACCACGGACTGTCCGGCCAGGTGCGCGAGGCGTCCGGGGCCTGGATCGCGATGCACGCCGCCGACACGGCGATCGTGCGCCGCACCCGGGAGTCCGAACCGGGCACCTGGCTGTCGTACCTCGCGGCGAAGCTGGCGACGGTCGGCGCCCCCGAGGACCACATCGCCCCGCTCCTGGCCGCCCGCGAGAAGGGCGGCCGGATGCGCACCCTGCCCGGCCTGCGGGCCGCGCTCCCGGACCGCGAGATCGTGCCCGGCGAACTCCTCGACCTGGCGGGCCGCAGACTGCGCGCGATCTGGACCCCGGGCCACACCCCCGGCCATGTCTGCCTCCACCTGGAGGAGGACCACCCGGCCAACCTGCCCGGCCGCGGCCGCCTCTTCTCCGGCGACCACCTGCTCCCCGGCATCAGCCCGCATGTCGGCCTCTACGAGGACCCGGACAGCGCGACCGAGACCGATCCGCTCGGGGACTACCTCGCCTCACTGGAACGGATCGGCCGCCTGGGGGTCGCCGAGGTGCTGCCCGCCCACCAGTACGCGTTCCCGGACGCGGCGGGCCGCGTGCGGGAACTCCTCGACCACCACGAGGAACGCCTCACCGGCCTCCTCGGCCTCCTCGCCGAACCGCTCACGCCGTGGCAGCTGGCAGAGCGGATGGAGTGGAACCGCCCCTGGGAGCAGATCCCTTACGGGTCACGGAACATCGCCGTCTCCGAGGCCGAGGCACATCTGCGCCGACTGGTGAAACTGGGCCGCGCGGAAGCGGTCGCGGGCAGCGGGCCGGTGACGTTCGTGGCGGTGTGA
- a CDS encoding VOC family protein, with protein MTASLHHIVIDTHDLPALARFWAAVLKWRILSEREREVVIGPDAAAPVGICFMPAPETKSVKNRLHLDLTTQPSEGEAEIERILALGARRVEIGQTGEESWTVLADPEGNEFCVVRPKATLIG; from the coding sequence ATGACCGCCTCCCTGCACCACATCGTCATCGACACCCACGACCTGCCCGCCCTGGCCCGCTTCTGGGCGGCCGTACTGAAGTGGCGCATCCTGTCCGAGCGGGAGCGGGAGGTGGTGATCGGGCCGGACGCGGCAGCCCCGGTGGGCATCTGCTTCATGCCCGCGCCCGAGACGAAGTCCGTGAAGAACCGTCTGCACCTCGACCTGACCACGCAACCCTCCGAGGGGGAGGCGGAGATCGAGCGCATCCTCGCGCTGGGCGCGCGCCGGGTGGAGATCGGACAGACCGGCGAGGAGTCGTGGACCGTACTCGCGGACCCGGAGGGCAATGAGTTCTGCGTCGTGCGGCCGAAGGCCACCCTGATCGGATAG
- a CDS encoding aldehyde dehydrogenase — protein MSELVEHGKLFIGGELVDPLGREVIEVISPHTEQVIGRVPHAAEGDVDRAVAAARRAFDEGPWPRMTPAERIAVVTRIKDAFAVRYEEIARVISSENGTPYSSSVMVQALAAMMVWDAAITVARTFPYEERRDGALGPLLVRREPVGVVAAVVPWNVPQFTAAAKLAPALLAGCSAVLKVSPESPLDAYLLAEIVAEAGLPEGVLSILPADREVSEYLVGHPGVDKVSFTGSVAAGRRVMEVASRNLTRVTLELGGKSAAVILPDADLDAAVAGIVPFAWMINGQACVAQTRILVPRSRYEEMAEAFAAAAGALKVGDPLDPATELGPLVAQRQQQRSLDYIRIGQEEGAKILTGGGRPASQERGWYVEPTLFGGVDNSMRIAREEIFGPVICLLPYGDEDEAVRIANDSEYGLSGSVWTADTERGIDIARRVRTGTYSVNTFSLDMLGPFGGYKNSGLGREFGPEGYGEYFEHKMIHLPAGYGGAS, from the coding sequence ATGAGCGAGCTTGTCGAACACGGAAAACTGTTCATCGGCGGGGAGTTGGTCGATCCGCTCGGGCGGGAAGTCATCGAGGTCATCTCCCCGCACACCGAGCAGGTCATCGGCCGGGTGCCGCACGCCGCCGAGGGGGATGTGGACCGGGCGGTCGCCGCCGCCCGGCGGGCGTTCGACGAGGGGCCCTGGCCCCGGATGACGCCGGCCGAGCGGATCGCCGTCGTCACGCGGATCAAGGACGCGTTCGCCGTGCGGTACGAGGAGATCGCCCGGGTCATCAGCTCGGAGAACGGCACCCCGTACAGCTCCAGCGTCATGGTGCAGGCCCTCGCCGCGATGATGGTGTGGGACGCGGCGATCACCGTCGCCCGCACCTTCCCGTACGAGGAGCGCCGGGACGGGGCGCTGGGGCCACTGCTCGTACGCCGGGAGCCCGTCGGGGTGGTCGCCGCCGTGGTGCCGTGGAACGTGCCGCAGTTCACCGCCGCCGCCAAACTCGCGCCCGCGCTGCTCGCCGGGTGCTCGGCCGTCCTGAAGGTGTCGCCCGAATCGCCGCTCGACGCCTACCTCCTGGCCGAGATCGTCGCCGAGGCCGGGCTGCCCGAGGGCGTGCTGTCGATCCTGCCGGCCGACCGCGAGGTGAGTGAGTACCTGGTCGGGCATCCCGGCGTCGACAAGGTCTCGTTCACCGGGTCCGTCGCCGCCGGGCGGCGGGTCATGGAGGTCGCCTCGCGCAACCTCACCCGCGTCACCCTGGAACTGGGCGGGAAGTCCGCCGCCGTGATCCTCCCCGACGCCGATCTGGACGCCGCCGTCGCGGGCATCGTGCCCTTCGCCTGGATGATCAACGGGCAGGCCTGCGTGGCCCAGACCCGGATCCTCGTGCCGCGTTCCCGGTACGAGGAGATGGCCGAGGCGTTCGCCGCCGCCGCCGGCGCGCTCAAGGTCGGCGATCCGCTCGACCCGGCCACCGAACTCGGACCGCTCGTCGCGCAGCGCCAGCAGCAGCGCTCCCTCGACTACATCCGGATCGGGCAGGAGGAGGGGGCCAAGATCCTTACCGGTGGCGGGCGTCCGGCCTCTCAGGAGCGGGGGTGGTACGTCGAGCCGACGCTCTTCGGCGGGGTCGACAACTCCATGCGCATCGCCCGCGAGGAGATCTTCGGTCCGGTCATCTGCCTGCTGCCGTACGGCGACGAGGACGAGGCCGTGAGGATCGCCAACGACTCCGAGTACGGGCTCAGCGGCAGCGTCTGGACCGCCGACACCGAGCGCGGCATCGACATCGCCCGCCGGGTCAGGACCGGCACGTACAGCGTGAACACCTTCAGCCTCGACATGCTCGGGCCGTTCGGCGGCTACAAGAACTCCGGTCTGGGAAGGGAGTTCGGGCCCGAGGGCTACGGGGAGTACTTCGAGCACAAGATGATCCACCTGCCCGCCGGGTACGGGGGAGCGTCCTGA
- a CDS encoding ferredoxin, with the protein MGDRWSVEVDRSVCIGSGMCVNHAPDGFRLDSARQSRPVDPETDANERVLAAAEGCPVEAITVALADSGEVVFPPED; encoded by the coding sequence ATGGGGGACCGGTGGAGCGTCGAGGTCGACCGGAGCGTGTGCATCGGGTCGGGGATGTGCGTGAACCACGCACCGGACGGCTTCCGGCTGGACTCCGCCCGGCAGTCCCGTCCCGTCGACCCCGAGACCGACGCCAACGAGCGGGTCCTCGCCGCGGCCGAGGGGTGTCCGGTCGAGGCGATCACGGTCGCCCTGGCCGACTCGGGGGAAGTG